The Gadus macrocephalus chromosome 21, ASM3116895v1 genome has a segment encoding these proteins:
- the LOC132449785 gene encoding elongation of very long chain fatty acids protein 4-like, which translates to MEVAAHFVNDSVEFYKWSLTISDKRVEKWPMMSSPLPTLAISCLYLLFLWAGPRYMQDRQPFVLRKTLIVYNFSMVVLNFYIAKELLIASRAAGYSYLCQPVNYSEDENEVRIASALWWYYISKGVEFLDTVFFILRKKFNQVSFLHVYHHCTMFILWWIGMKWVPGGQAFFGAGINSSIHVLMYGYYGLAALGPQIQKYLWWKKYLTIIQMIQFHVTIGHAGYSLYTGCRFPSWMQWALIGYAVTFIVLFANFYYHAYRRKPAGARKPVANGVSTATNGHSKAEEEEEPQDNGKKSRRGRPKKE; encoded by the exons ATGGAAGTTGCAGCACATTTTGTGAATGACTCTGTAGAATTCTACAAATGGAGCCTTACTATATCAG ACAAAAGGGTCGAAAAATGGCCCATGATGTCATCGCCCCTCCCGACGCTGGCCATCAGCTGCCTGTACCTGCTCTTCCTGTGGGCGGGACCTAGATACATGCAGGACCGGCAGCCATTCGTCCTTAGGAAGACCCTTATAGTCTACAACTTCAGCATGGTGGTCCTCAACTTCTATATCGCCAAAGAG CTCCTGATAGCGTCCAGGGCAGCCGGTTACAGCTATCTCTGCCAGCCCGTCAACTACTCTGAGGATGAAAACGAAGTCAGG ATAGCGTCAGCCCTATGGTGGTACTACATCTCCAAGGGAGTGGAGTTTCTGGACACGGTGTTCTTCATCCTGAGGAAGAAGTTCAACCAGGTCAGCTTCCTCCACGTCTACCACCACTGCACCATGTTCATCTTGTGGTGGATCGGCATGAAGTGGGTCCCTGGAGGAcagg CCTTTTTCGGTGCCGGCATCAACTCCTCGATCCATGTGCTGATGTACGGCTACTATGGTCTGGCTGCCCTTGGGCCCCAGATCCAGAAGTACCTCTGGTGGAAGAAATACCTCACCATCATCCAGATG atCCAGTTCCACGTGACCATTGGCCACGCGGGCTACTCCCTGTACACCGGCTGCCGGTTCCCCAGCTGGATGCAGTGGGCCCTGATTGGCTACGCCGTCACCTTCATCGTCCTCTTCGCCAACTTCTACTACCACGCCTACCGGAGGAAACCGGCCGGCGCCCGCAAGCCCGTCGCCAACGGCGTCTCCACGGCGACCAACGGCCACAgcaaggcggaggaggaggaggagccgcagGACAACGGGAAGAAGTCGCGGAGAGGCCGTCCGAAGAAAGagtga